In Marinilabiliales bacterium, the genomic stretch GGCGGGTATTTGCTATTAGGGGTGAAGAATGACGGAACAGTGGAAGGAGTAATTAAAGGTTGCGTACAGGACATTATCAACAACATTGTCACCAATGCCAATAACCCGCAAAAGCTGAGCCCACCGTTTTACCTGTCAACACAGGTAATAGACTATGAAGGCAAGAAAGTGATCTATGTATATGTACCGGAAAGCTCACAGGTACACAGCACCAACGGAAAGATCTTTGATCGGAATAAGGACGGAGATTTTGACATTACCCGGCAAACCGAACAGGTTACTCAACTATATCTGCGAAAACAAGCCACTTATTCCGAAAACCGGATATATCCTTACTTGAAACTTTCGGATTTCAAAACGGAATTATTCAGCCGCGTCCGCACCCTGGCCAAGAACGATCGGGCAGACCATCCCTGGCAGGATATGACGGATGAAGAACTACTGCGTTCAGCCGGACTGTTCAAACATGACCATCAAACCGGAAAAGACGGCTACACACTGGCGGCTGTGTTGGTGCTGGGAAAAGATGAGGTCATACAAAGCGTTTTACCGCACCATAAAACGGATGCCATTCTCCGGGTAGAAAATGTAGATCGCTATGACGATCGGGACGACATCCGCACCAATCTCATAGAAAGCTATGACCGGCTCATGGCTTTTGTGCGAAAGCATTTGCCGGACAAGTTCTTCCAGGAAGGAGAGCAACGCATCAGCCTCCGCGACCGGATTTTCCGGGAAGTAGTGGGAAATCTGCTAATACACCGGGAATTTGTCAATGCTTTTCCGGCCAAACTTGTTATCGAAAAAGACAGGATACTTGCCGAAAACTGGAACCGTCCGCATGACGGTGGCGTGATTGATCCTGCCAACTTTTCACCTTATCCCAAGAATCCAGTAATCGCAAAGTTTTTTAAAGAAATCGGACTAGTGGACGAACTGGGTTCAGGTGTTCGGAATACTTTCAAATATTGTGGCATTTATACCCCGGGAACAAAACCAGAATTTATTGAGGAGGATATTTTCAAGACGATCATTCCGCTGAAGGCCAATGAAAACGAAGAAGCTGTTTCAGCCTCCGATTGGGA encodes the following:
- a CDS encoding HTH domain-containing protein, producing the protein MTPEKLKDILQKGEGIEVEFKTSQFELNKDAFESVCAFLNRRGGYLLLGVKNDGTVEGVIKGCVQDIINNIVTNANNPQKLSPPFYLSTQVIDYEGKKVIYVYVPESSQVHSTNGKIFDRNKDGDFDITRQTEQVTQLYLRKQATYSENRIYPYLKLSDFKTELFSRVRTLAKNDRADHPWQDMTDEELLRSAGLFKHDHQTGKDGYTLAAVLVLGKDEVIQSVLPHHKTDAILRVENVDRYDDRDDIRTNLIESYDRLMAFVRKHLPDKFFQEGEQRISLRDRIFREVVGNLLIHREFVNAFPAKLVIEKDRILAENWNRPHDGGVIDPANFSPYPKNPVIAKFFKEIGLVDELGSGVRNTFKYCGIYTPGTKPEFIEEDIFKTIIPLKANENEEAVSASDWDDVRRKVRRKFGEKFGESSEKIVELISGNQYISASEMAQIIGITERAVEKQLAKLKEKDIVDRVGPDKGGYWKINV